A region of Arabidopsis thaliana chromosome 5, partial sequence DNA encodes the following proteins:
- a CDS encoding Lactoylglutathione lyase / glyoxalase I family protein (Lactoylglutathione lyase / glyoxalase I family protein; CONTAINS InterPro DOMAIN/s: Glyoxalase/bleomycin resistance protein/dioxygenase (InterPro:IPR004360); BEST Arabidopsis thaliana protein match is: Lactoylglutathione lyase / glyoxalase I family protein (TAIR:AT1G64185.1); Has 1807 Blast hits to 1807 proteins in 277 species: Archae - 0; Bacteria - 0; Metazoa - 736; Fungi - 347; Plants - 385; Viruses - 0; Other Eukaryotes - 339 (source: NCBI BLink).) — translation MATASFRWILQLHRDVPKAARFYAQGLDFSVNVVTLRWAELHSGPIKLALMQSPSNHVAEKGYSSLLSFTVTDINTTVTKLMALGAELDGTIKYEIHGKVAAMKCPDGYMLGLYEAA, via the exons ATGGCGACGGCGTCGTTTAGGTGGATTCTGCAGCTTCACAGAGACGTACCAAAAGCTGCTCGATTCTATGCTCAAGGTCTCGACTTTTCCGTCAATGTCGTCACTTTACGCTGGGCTGAGCTCCATTCTGGTCCTATCAAGCTAGCTCTTATGCAATCTCCTAG CAATCATGTTGCTGAGAAGGGATACTCATCGCTTCTATCGTTCACAGTCACTGACATTAATACAACAGTGACTAAACTTATGGCTTTAGGAGCTGAATTAGATGGCACTATCAAGTATGAGATACATGGAAAG gTTGCGGCTATGAAATGCCCTGATGGTTACATGTTAGGCCTTTATGAGGCTGCATGA
- a CDS encoding hypothetical protein (DUF626) (Protein of unknown function (DUF626); CONTAINS InterPro DOMAIN/s: Protein of unknown function DUF626, Arabidopsis thaliana (InterPro:IPR006462); BEST Arabidopsis thaliana protein match is: unknown protein (TAIR:AT1G24388.1); Has 1807 Blast hits to 1807 proteins in 277 species: Archae - 0; Bacteria - 0; Metazoa - 736; Fungi - 347; Plants - 385; Viruses - 0; Other Eukaryotes - 339 (source: NCBI BLink).), with translation MSRLVQTMLLWLKSEKGFDTTEASDGPELQKSICDKRWSPCCTLVRLYARMGLHRYNLLKLSRVKKYNMSTHYAAFATTHRSNGKYHDLSDLKIFESSEDVEPPNEVSLNVINVIVYIVYKDFYESRLVRMLIAKLLLNEASMSIMDASLSRVEIRLSNPIWVWSDIYECPTQKLNDMSFSYIPETYLVIKIKSTKY, from the exons ATGAGCCGCTTGGTTCAGACGATGTTGTTATGGCTCAAAAGCGAAAAG GGGTTCGATACTACAGAAGCGAGTGATGGTCCTGAACTTCAAAAATCCATCTGTGATAAAAGGTGGTCACCTTGTTGTACCTTAGTCCGCCTTTATGCTAGGATGGGTCTTCATCGTTACAATTTGTTGAAG CTTAGTCGTGTAAAGAAATACAATATGAGTACGCATTATGCTGCTT TTGCCACAACTCATAGGAGCAATGGTAAATATCATGATCTCTCCGACTTGAAAATTTTTGAAAGTAGTGAAGATGTGGAGCCACCTAATGAGGTATCACTCAATGTCATTAATGTGATTGTCTACATAGTGTACAAGGACTTTTATGAGTCTCGGTTGGTAAGGATGTTGATCGCAAAGCTATTGTTAAACGAAGCTTCAATGAGCATAATGGACGCTTCATTGTCGAGGGTCGAAATAAGGTTATCAAATCCGATTTGGGTCTGGTCCGACATTTACGAGTGTCCTACGCAAAAACTTAATGACATGTCCTTTTCATATATTCCAGAAACATACttagtaataaaaataaaatctactAAGTACTAA
- a CDS encoding F-box/RNI-like superfamily protein (F-box/RNI-like superfamily protein; CONTAINS InterPro DOMAIN/s: F-box domain, Skp2-like (InterPro:IPR022364); BEST Arabidopsis thaliana protein match is: F-box/RNI-like superfamily protein (TAIR:AT5G41840.1); Has 1807 Blast hits to 1807 proteins in 277 species: Archae - 0; Bacteria - 0; Metazoa - 736; Fungi - 347; Plants - 385; Viruses - 0; Other Eukaryotes - 339 (source: NCBI BLink).) encodes MSKMKDFGGGRDIISDLPDALIGHILSFLPTIEAVATTVLAKRWKPLLSFVHSLDFDDSLCLHPAKTNEEKRTNATSFMRFVDGVLALQGNARINKFRLNGKHIINERWVLDWIQNVLKRDVSDIRLYVSSCSDGFDSSFYHLPPEIFVSQTLVTLIIMFEGDINISVGREVSLPKLKTLHLYHFKIKLSTFNKLISGCHALEELMMINWKWDESSEPEPCFVTIYLPNLKILEYCRFERYDEANDKVSLLFHNPKVVYLEFFDSIADRYQQVSFGSLVEARLGIRLTYDQVYNHLETEYYVSSKEKSNVTNLLTGICNVKILYLSDETLEVFGCCRDTIPVFSNLIELTIQTKPHIIWKPLPAMLNNCPNLITLIFEGMHHIYSDRCEDEDGCLCRYPTNFVGGVVARPCLSSSPVKVLKILNFGEICDVHEDDEDDDDDDDDEDEEFVYCLRE; translated from the exons ATGTCGAAAATGAAGGATTTTGGTGGTGGTAGAGATATAATCAGTGATTTACCAGATGCACTGATAGGTCACATTTTATCATTCCTTCCAACTATAGAAGCTGTTGCCACTACTGTTCTTGCCAAAAGATGGAAGCCTTTGCTTTCGTTTGTGCACAGTCTTGACTTTGATGACTCTTTGTGTTTACATCCCGCAAAGACTAACgaagagaagagaacaaaTGCTACAAGTTTTATGCGGTTCGTGGATGGGGTGTTGGCTTTGCAAGGGAATGCTCGAATAAACAAATTCCGCCTAAATGGTAAACATATTATCAATGAAAGATGGGTGCTGGATTGGATACAAAATGTGTTGAAACGTGATGTATCAGATATTCGTCTATACGTCTCTTCCTGTTCGGATGGTTTTGACTCGAGTTTTTATCATTTGCCTCCAGAGATTTTTGTGAGTCAAACACTAGTTACGCTAATAATAATGTTTGAAGGTGACATCAACATTAGTGTGGGAAGAGAAGTTTCTCTTCCGAAGCTCAAGACTCTCCATCTGTACCATTTCAAGATAAAATTGAGTACGTTTAACAAGCTTATTTCTGGTTGTCACGCACTCGAagaattgatgatgattaatTGGAAATGGGATGAGTCTTCGGAACCTGAACCTTGCTTTGTGACCATATATCTCCCAAACCTCAAGATACTAGAGTATTGTCGTTTTGAAAGATATGATGAGGCTAACGATAAAGTCTCATTATTATTTCATAATCCAAAGGTGGTCTACCTAGAATTTTTTGATTCAATTGCGGATAGGTATCAACAAGTGAGTTTCGGTTCACTTGTTGAAGCTAGACTCGGAATTCGACTGACATATGATCAGGTCTATAACCATTTGGAAACCGAATATTATGTTTCATCCAAGGAAAAGAGTAATGTAACAAATCTTCTCACTGGAATATGCAATGTCAAGATCCTCTACTTGTCTGATGAAACTCTTGAG gtATTTGGCTGCTGCCGTGATACAATACCAGTATTCAGCAATCTCATTGAATTAACTATTCAGACTAAACCACATATAATATGGAAACCATTGCCAGCTATGCTCAACAATTGTCCAAATCTAATAACTCTTATCTTCGAA GGAATGCATCACATATATTCAGATAGATGCGAGGACGAAGACGGGTGCTTATGTAGATATCCTACTAATTTTGTGGGGGGAGTGGTTGCTCGTCCTTGCCTATCATCAAGTCCGGTCAAGGTTCTAAAGATTTTGAACTTTGGTGAAATTTGCGATGTACATGAGGACGATGAggacgacgacgacgatgatgatgatgaagatgaggaatttgtttattgtttaagGGAGTAG